A DNA window from Siniperca chuatsi isolate FFG_IHB_CAS linkage group LG6, ASM2008510v1, whole genome shotgun sequence contains the following coding sequences:
- the tjp3 gene encoding tight junction protein ZO-3 isoform X1 → MEVRFKDQVKPGMEELTIWEQHTITLNKDSKLGFGFAISGGKDKPHPDNGDTAVVVSDVLPNGPAMGRLFTKDQIVMVNGVSMENVHSNYTIQTLKSCGKTVNVTVKRPRKIQIPATSRPSRAASHSNLLDQDPPRRTRRYSDDSDNRDSNRYRSRARSATPDSNGHGNTLPLMSSGYKRLPHQDVAEKPIRTTLLKKKITDEYGLKLGSQIFIKHMTETGLAAKEGTLQEGDLVLKINGMTTENLSLLETKHLVEKSRGKLTMTVLRDNRKFLVSIPEVEDSAPNSEDDHRRDSSSELEEISDIDEDIPTLRTSRQPTREKRTRRTRAEPPPAKSRDSSPARSTLTRPPARTYASRRAPSESESDRSASPPPVRRSSPDMRDHSNKYKTLSGVSTLPNPRSSPVVHNWTTSHPSSSASQPRKPVSESDSDHSASPPPRRESPRPNSRYKVLPDLPSAGLRATPITVRQEPPRRVNSPVRVPPPDSESDSDGSLGPPQRQSTTYSQDSLSRYRVLSDVAVEPPPWSVASVAASKPPQRARSESESEASYASVPRRHSTDSANSNTANNPYRVLPEIKSTSVAVKQEPPRRVPSPTRPPPDDSSESDQLSHLRRSGSSERGESHRGVPPAAHETGTLRSGISVKSNPPLYSKPAEEPIYSLPPDSYPSPNPGYSSDLHTVSFVKEGSVGLRLVGGNDVGIFVGGVQPNSPAYVEGMKEGDQIMQVNNVDFGHLTREEAANFLLNIKKGEQVEICTQNKMDIYKKIIKSNLADNFYIRTHFDHEAEGPIGLSFTRGEVFRVVDTMHRGKLGSWLAVRMGNDLHEMDKGTIPNQARAETLASIEQAQRAGGEKQVSGQRAEFWKLRGLRGNKKNEKNIRRNRDDLLQLTIQGKFPAYERVLLREANFKRPIVILGPLNDIAMEKLAREMPDEYEVADMVPRSGGDGGSTVIKLDTVRRIAEKDKHPLLDITPTAVERLNYIQYHPMVLFLDPHSRKDVKAMRQRYSPNSNKSSRRLYTQALKLRKHCSHLFAARIDLQPSSSVWYESLKDKIRHQQSKPVWVSEVALETGGGQDLDALDQTQSDYLSAASDLEDTDGEAFTDGEAYTDNEDLEEAYPSKNTAKPSRGSRRAGAALARSSEPASGLHSPTMDPEPHADMYSLTEIPPLMHVPEPRAPQQENYSPPHSDAEEDDPSHRSFTDSDFGALDVIASTTQSEEPPDFIAPEPSTWYSVNEPSHAEVQPESPQHANLSAIEEKLEQARAAEPQAQAEEKKGPQFIVLAHHHQAVQFRRTQIQGSDSSEDAEDEEEDFEWGPATEL, encoded by the exons ATGGAAGTAAGGTTTAAAGACCAAGTG AAACCAGGTATGGAGGAGCTAACAATATGGGAGCAACATACAATAACACTAAACAAA GATTCCAAACTGGGGTTTGGCTTTGCCATATCAGGAGGCAAGGACAAGCCTCACCCAGACAACGGGGATACAGCTGTGGTGGTGTCCGATGTGCTGCCAAATGGACCAGCCATGGGACGACTGTT CACCAAAGACCAAATTGTCATGGTCAATGGAGTGTCTATGGAGAACGTGCACTCTAACTACACCATTCAGACCCTCAAGTCATGTGGCAAGACTGTGAACGTA ACAGTGAAACGCCCTCGCAAGATCCAGATCCCAGCAACCTCCAGACCGTCTCGGGCCGCCTCCCATTCCAACCTGTTGGACCAGGATCCTCCCAGACGAACGCGACGCTACTCTGACGACAGCGACAACCGAGACAGCAACCGCTACCGTTCCCGCGCCCGCAGCGCCACGCCCGACAGCAATGGGCATGGAAACACACTACCGTTGATGTCGTCGGGGTACAAGAGGCTGCCGCATCAGGACGTTGCAGAAAAACCCATCAGAACTACACtacttaaaaagaaaatcacagaTG AGTATGGATTGAAGCTGGGCAGTCAGATCTTCATCAAGCACATGACAGAAACAGGCCTGGCTGCAAAGGAAGGAACATTGCAGGAGGGAGACCTCGTTCTCAAg ATCAATGGCATGACGACGGAGAATCTATCCCTGCTGGAGACCAAGCACCTAGTGGAGAAGAGCAGAGGCAAACTGACCATGACGGTCCTCAGGGACAACCGCAAGTTCCTGGTCAGCATCCCAGAGGTGGAGGACAGCGCCCCCAACAGTGAGGACGACCACCGCCGAGACAGCAGCTCTGAACTGGAGG AAATTTCAGACATTGACGAAGACATCCCCACTCTCAGAACGTCCCGTCAACCCACCAGAGAGAAACGGACACGCAG aaCGAGAGCTGAACCTCCACCAGCCAAGTCCCGGGATTCATCACCAGCACGCTCCACCTTGACTCGGCCTCCTGCAAGAACCTATGCCTCTCGCAGAG CGCCGTCTGAGTCGGAGTCAGACCGCagtgcctctcctcctcctgtcaggAGAAGCAGTCCGGACATGAGGGATCACTCCAACAAATACAA AACTCTGTCTGGTGTGTCCACCCTCCCCAACCCCCGGTCCTCTCCTGTCGTCCACAACTGGACCACctctcacccctcctcctccgcctcacAGCCTCGTAAGCCGGTGTCGGAGTCCGACTCTGATCACAGCGCTTCCCCTCCACCGCGCAGAGAGAGCCCCCGCCCAAACAGCAGATATAA AGTTCTTCCTGATCTGCCCTCCGCAGGGCTGAGAGCCACCCCCATCACTGTTCGCCAGGAGCCACCAAGGAGGGTCAACTCTCCTGTCAGAGTCCCGCCCCCAG ACTCTGAATCCGATTCGGACGGCAGCTTGGGGCCTCCTCAGAGGCAGAGCACCACTTACAGTCAGGACTCCCTCAGCAGATACAG AGTCCTGTCAGATGTTGCCGTGGAGCCGCCGCCGTGGAGTGTCGCCAGCGTCGCTGCCAGCAAGCCGCCACAGAGAG CTCGTTCAGAGTCTGAATCCGAGGCCAGTTATGCATCTGTCCCTCGCAGGCACTCTACAGACAGTGCAAACTCCAACACTGCTAACAACCCATACAG agtcctgcctgAGATAAAATCCACTTCAGTCGCTGTGAAGCAGGAGCCTCCTCGTCGCGTCCCATCACCCACCAGACCACCTCCTGATG ATTCCTCAGAGTCAGACCAGCTCTCACATCTCAGGAGGTCTGGGAGCTCTGAGCGGGGGGAGAGCCACCGCGG TGTTCCTCCTGCTGCTCATGAAACTGGCACCCTCAGGTCTGGGATTTCAGTAAAGAGCAACCCACCACTCTACT CCAAGCCTGCAGAAGAGCCCATCTACTCCCTACCTCCAGATTCTTACCCATCACCTAATCCAGG gTACAGCTCGGACCTTCACACAGTGTCGTTTGTGAAGGAGGGCAGCGTGGGTCTGAGGCTTGTGGGGGGCAACGATGTTGGTATATTTGTAGGTGGAGTACAGCCAAACAGCCCTGCGTACGTTGAGGGAATGAAAGAGGGAGACCAGATCATGCAG GTAAATAATGTTGATTTTGGTCATTTAACACGAGAGGAGGCAGCCAACTTCCTCCTGAACATCAAGAAAGGAGAGCAGGTTGAAATCTGTACTCAGAACAAGATGGACA TTTATAAGAAAATCATCAAGTCCAACCTGGCAGACAACTTCTACATCCGCACCCACTTTGACCACGAGGCAGAAGGCCCCATTGGTCTGAGCTTCACCAGAGGAGAGGTGTTCAGGGTGGTGGACACGATGCACCGCGGGAAGTTGGGCAGCTGGCTGGCCGTCCGCATGGGGAACGACCTGCACGAGATGGATAAAGGCACCATCCCCAACCAAGCCAG GGCTGAGACACTGGCCAGCATAGAGCAGGCACAGCGGGCGGGTGGAGAGAAGCAGGTGTCAGGACAGAGGGCTGAGTTCTGGAAACTACGGGGGCTCAGAGGGAACAAAAAGAACGAAAAGAACATCCGTCGCAACCGTGACGACCTGCTGCAGCTCACCATTCAGGGCAAATTCCCGGCCTATGAGAGAGTCCTGCTCAGAGAAG CTAATTTCAAACGACCCATTGTCATTCTGGGTCCTCTTAATGACATTGCCATGGAGAAGCTGGCCAGAGAGATGCCTGATGAATATGAAGTGGCAG ATATGGTCCCTCGCAGTGGAGGAGACGGCGGCTCCACAGTTATTAAACTGGACACTGTGAGGAGAATAGCAGAGAAG GACAAGCACCCTCTTCTGGACATTACTCCCACTGCAGTGGAAAGGCTGAACTACATCCAGTACCACCCAATGGTTCTGTTCTTGGACCCTCACAGCCGCAAGGATGTCAAGGCCATGAGGCAGAGGTACAGCCCCAACTCGAACAAGAGCTCCAGACGCCTTTACACACAGGCCCTGAAGCTGAGGAAACACTGCAGCCACCTTTTCGCAG CACGTATTGACCTGCAGCCCAGCTCCAGTGTTTGGTATGAGAGTCTAAAGGATAAGATCCGCCACCAACAGTCAAAACCGGTCTGGGTGTCTGAAGTCGCG TTGGAGACTGGTGGAGGACAGGACCTGGATGCTCTGGACCAAACCCAGTCAGACTACCTCAGTGCTGCCAGTGACCTGGAGGACACTGATGGAGAAGCCTTCACCGACGGGGAGGCCTACACCGACAACGAGGACCTGGAGGAGGCTTACCCCAGTAAGAACACAGCCAAGCCCTCCAGAGGCTCCAGGCGAGCTGGAGCTGCTTTAGCCCGATCATCTGAGCCTGCCTCTGGGCTCCACAGCCCCACCATGGACCCAGAGCCTCACGCCGACATGTACTCGCTCACAGAAATCCCACCGTTGATGCACGTACCTGAGCCCAGGGCACCCCAACAGGAGAATTACAGCCCGCCTCACAGCGATGCTGAGGAGGATGACCCCTCTCATCGCAGTTTTACAGACTCAGATTTCGGTGCCCTTGATGTAATTGCATCCACCACTCAATCAGAAGAACCCCCAGACTTTATAGCCCCCGAACCCTCCACTTGGTACTCTGTGAACGAGCCTTCCCACGCTGAGGTGCAGCCTGAGAGCCCACAACATGCCAACCTGTCTGCTATTGAGGAGAAATTAGAACag GCTCGCGCTGCAGAGCCACAGGCACAAGCTGAGGAAAAGAAGGGCCCTCAGTTCATCGT GCTCGCACATCATCACCAAGCAGTCCAGTTCAGACGCACACAGATCCAAGGCAGCGATAGCTCTGAGGATGccgaggacgaggaggaggacttTGAATGGGGTCCTGCAACAGAACTCTAA
- the tjp3 gene encoding tight junction protein ZO-3 isoform X3, with the protein MEELTIWEQHTITLNKDSKLGFGFAISGGKDKPHPDNGDTAVVVSDVLPNGPAMGRLFTKDQIVMVNGVSMENVHSNYTIQTLKSCGKTVNVTVKRPRKIQIPATSRPSRAASHSNLLDQDPPRRTRRYSDDSDNRDSNRYRSRARSATPDSNGHGNTLPLMSSGYKRLPHQDVAEKPIRTTLLKKKITDEYGLKLGSQIFIKHMTETGLAAKEGTLQEGDLVLKINGMTTENLSLLETKHLVEKSRGKLTMTVLRDNRKFLVSIPEVEDSAPNSEDDHRRDSSSELEEISDIDEDIPTLRTSRQPTREKRTRRTRAEPPPAKSRDSSPARSTLTRPPARTYASRRAPSESESDRSASPPPVRRSSPDMRDHSNKYKTLSGVSTLPNPRSSPVVHNWTTSHPSSSASQPRKPVSESDSDHSASPPPRRESPRPNSRYKVLPDLPSAGLRATPITVRQEPPRRVNSPVRVPPPDSESDSDGSLGPPQRQSTTYSQDSLSRYRVLSDVAVEPPPWSVASVAASKPPQRARSESESEASYASVPRRHSTDSANSNTANNPYRVLPEIKSTSVAVKQEPPRRVPSPTRPPPDDSSESDQLSHLRRSGSSERGESHRGVPPAAHETGTLRSGISVKSNPPLYSKPAEEPIYSLPPDSYPSPNPGYSSDLHTVSFVKEGSVGLRLVGGNDVGIFVGGVQPNSPAYVEGMKEGDQIMQVNNVDFGHLTREEAANFLLNIKKGEQVEICTQNKMDIYKKIIKSNLADNFYIRTHFDHEAEGPIGLSFTRGEVFRVVDTMHRGKLGSWLAVRMGNDLHEMDKGTIPNQARAETLASIEQAQRAGGEKQVSGQRAEFWKLRGLRGNKKNEKNIRRNRDDLLQLTIQGKFPAYERVLLREANFKRPIVILGPLNDIAMEKLAREMPDEYEVADMVPRSGGDGGSTVIKLDTVRRIAEKDKHPLLDITPTAVERLNYIQYHPMVLFLDPHSRKDVKAMRQRYSPNSNKSSRRLYTQALKLRKHCSHLFAARIDLQPSSSVWYESLKDKIRHQQSKPVWVSEVALETGGGQDLDALDQTQSDYLSAASDLEDTDGEAFTDGEAYTDNEDLEEAYPSKNTAKPSRGSRRAGAALARSSEPASGLHSPTMDPEPHADMYSLTEIPPLMHVPEPRAPQQENYSPPHSDAEEDDPSHRSFTDSDFGALDVIASTTQSEEPPDFIAPEPSTWYSVNEPSHAEVQPESPQHANLSAIEEKLEQARAAEPQAQAEEKKGPQFIVLAHHHQAVQFRRTQIQGSDSSEDAEDEEEDFEWGPATEL; encoded by the exons ATGGAGGAGCTAACAATATGGGAGCAACATACAATAACACTAAACAAA GATTCCAAACTGGGGTTTGGCTTTGCCATATCAGGAGGCAAGGACAAGCCTCACCCAGACAACGGGGATACAGCTGTGGTGGTGTCCGATGTGCTGCCAAATGGACCAGCCATGGGACGACTGTT CACCAAAGACCAAATTGTCATGGTCAATGGAGTGTCTATGGAGAACGTGCACTCTAACTACACCATTCAGACCCTCAAGTCATGTGGCAAGACTGTGAACGTA ACAGTGAAACGCCCTCGCAAGATCCAGATCCCAGCAACCTCCAGACCGTCTCGGGCCGCCTCCCATTCCAACCTGTTGGACCAGGATCCTCCCAGACGAACGCGACGCTACTCTGACGACAGCGACAACCGAGACAGCAACCGCTACCGTTCCCGCGCCCGCAGCGCCACGCCCGACAGCAATGGGCATGGAAACACACTACCGTTGATGTCGTCGGGGTACAAGAGGCTGCCGCATCAGGACGTTGCAGAAAAACCCATCAGAACTACACtacttaaaaagaaaatcacagaTG AGTATGGATTGAAGCTGGGCAGTCAGATCTTCATCAAGCACATGACAGAAACAGGCCTGGCTGCAAAGGAAGGAACATTGCAGGAGGGAGACCTCGTTCTCAAg ATCAATGGCATGACGACGGAGAATCTATCCCTGCTGGAGACCAAGCACCTAGTGGAGAAGAGCAGAGGCAAACTGACCATGACGGTCCTCAGGGACAACCGCAAGTTCCTGGTCAGCATCCCAGAGGTGGAGGACAGCGCCCCCAACAGTGAGGACGACCACCGCCGAGACAGCAGCTCTGAACTGGAGG AAATTTCAGACATTGACGAAGACATCCCCACTCTCAGAACGTCCCGTCAACCCACCAGAGAGAAACGGACACGCAG aaCGAGAGCTGAACCTCCACCAGCCAAGTCCCGGGATTCATCACCAGCACGCTCCACCTTGACTCGGCCTCCTGCAAGAACCTATGCCTCTCGCAGAG CGCCGTCTGAGTCGGAGTCAGACCGCagtgcctctcctcctcctgtcaggAGAAGCAGTCCGGACATGAGGGATCACTCCAACAAATACAA AACTCTGTCTGGTGTGTCCACCCTCCCCAACCCCCGGTCCTCTCCTGTCGTCCACAACTGGACCACctctcacccctcctcctccgcctcacAGCCTCGTAAGCCGGTGTCGGAGTCCGACTCTGATCACAGCGCTTCCCCTCCACCGCGCAGAGAGAGCCCCCGCCCAAACAGCAGATATAA AGTTCTTCCTGATCTGCCCTCCGCAGGGCTGAGAGCCACCCCCATCACTGTTCGCCAGGAGCCACCAAGGAGGGTCAACTCTCCTGTCAGAGTCCCGCCCCCAG ACTCTGAATCCGATTCGGACGGCAGCTTGGGGCCTCCTCAGAGGCAGAGCACCACTTACAGTCAGGACTCCCTCAGCAGATACAG AGTCCTGTCAGATGTTGCCGTGGAGCCGCCGCCGTGGAGTGTCGCCAGCGTCGCTGCCAGCAAGCCGCCACAGAGAG CTCGTTCAGAGTCTGAATCCGAGGCCAGTTATGCATCTGTCCCTCGCAGGCACTCTACAGACAGTGCAAACTCCAACACTGCTAACAACCCATACAG agtcctgcctgAGATAAAATCCACTTCAGTCGCTGTGAAGCAGGAGCCTCCTCGTCGCGTCCCATCACCCACCAGACCACCTCCTGATG ATTCCTCAGAGTCAGACCAGCTCTCACATCTCAGGAGGTCTGGGAGCTCTGAGCGGGGGGAGAGCCACCGCGG TGTTCCTCCTGCTGCTCATGAAACTGGCACCCTCAGGTCTGGGATTTCAGTAAAGAGCAACCCACCACTCTACT CCAAGCCTGCAGAAGAGCCCATCTACTCCCTACCTCCAGATTCTTACCCATCACCTAATCCAGG gTACAGCTCGGACCTTCACACAGTGTCGTTTGTGAAGGAGGGCAGCGTGGGTCTGAGGCTTGTGGGGGGCAACGATGTTGGTATATTTGTAGGTGGAGTACAGCCAAACAGCCCTGCGTACGTTGAGGGAATGAAAGAGGGAGACCAGATCATGCAG GTAAATAATGTTGATTTTGGTCATTTAACACGAGAGGAGGCAGCCAACTTCCTCCTGAACATCAAGAAAGGAGAGCAGGTTGAAATCTGTACTCAGAACAAGATGGACA TTTATAAGAAAATCATCAAGTCCAACCTGGCAGACAACTTCTACATCCGCACCCACTTTGACCACGAGGCAGAAGGCCCCATTGGTCTGAGCTTCACCAGAGGAGAGGTGTTCAGGGTGGTGGACACGATGCACCGCGGGAAGTTGGGCAGCTGGCTGGCCGTCCGCATGGGGAACGACCTGCACGAGATGGATAAAGGCACCATCCCCAACCAAGCCAG GGCTGAGACACTGGCCAGCATAGAGCAGGCACAGCGGGCGGGTGGAGAGAAGCAGGTGTCAGGACAGAGGGCTGAGTTCTGGAAACTACGGGGGCTCAGAGGGAACAAAAAGAACGAAAAGAACATCCGTCGCAACCGTGACGACCTGCTGCAGCTCACCATTCAGGGCAAATTCCCGGCCTATGAGAGAGTCCTGCTCAGAGAAG CTAATTTCAAACGACCCATTGTCATTCTGGGTCCTCTTAATGACATTGCCATGGAGAAGCTGGCCAGAGAGATGCCTGATGAATATGAAGTGGCAG ATATGGTCCCTCGCAGTGGAGGAGACGGCGGCTCCACAGTTATTAAACTGGACACTGTGAGGAGAATAGCAGAGAAG GACAAGCACCCTCTTCTGGACATTACTCCCACTGCAGTGGAAAGGCTGAACTACATCCAGTACCACCCAATGGTTCTGTTCTTGGACCCTCACAGCCGCAAGGATGTCAAGGCCATGAGGCAGAGGTACAGCCCCAACTCGAACAAGAGCTCCAGACGCCTTTACACACAGGCCCTGAAGCTGAGGAAACACTGCAGCCACCTTTTCGCAG CACGTATTGACCTGCAGCCCAGCTCCAGTGTTTGGTATGAGAGTCTAAAGGATAAGATCCGCCACCAACAGTCAAAACCGGTCTGGGTGTCTGAAGTCGCG TTGGAGACTGGTGGAGGACAGGACCTGGATGCTCTGGACCAAACCCAGTCAGACTACCTCAGTGCTGCCAGTGACCTGGAGGACACTGATGGAGAAGCCTTCACCGACGGGGAGGCCTACACCGACAACGAGGACCTGGAGGAGGCTTACCCCAGTAAGAACACAGCCAAGCCCTCCAGAGGCTCCAGGCGAGCTGGAGCTGCTTTAGCCCGATCATCTGAGCCTGCCTCTGGGCTCCACAGCCCCACCATGGACCCAGAGCCTCACGCCGACATGTACTCGCTCACAGAAATCCCACCGTTGATGCACGTACCTGAGCCCAGGGCACCCCAACAGGAGAATTACAGCCCGCCTCACAGCGATGCTGAGGAGGATGACCCCTCTCATCGCAGTTTTACAGACTCAGATTTCGGTGCCCTTGATGTAATTGCATCCACCACTCAATCAGAAGAACCCCCAGACTTTATAGCCCCCGAACCCTCCACTTGGTACTCTGTGAACGAGCCTTCCCACGCTGAGGTGCAGCCTGAGAGCCCACAACATGCCAACCTGTCTGCTATTGAGGAGAAATTAGAACag GCTCGCGCTGCAGAGCCACAGGCACAAGCTGAGGAAAAGAAGGGCCCTCAGTTCATCGT GCTCGCACATCATCACCAAGCAGTCCAGTTCAGACGCACACAGATCCAAGGCAGCGATAGCTCTGAGGATGccgaggacgaggaggaggacttTGAATGGGGTCCTGCAACAGAACTCTAA